A stretch of Geobacter sp. DNA encodes these proteins:
- a CDS encoding alkaline phosphatase family protein, whose amino-acid sequence MHRTVVLNVVGLTRALLGTPRTPRLNSFGTACATVDSMIPAVTCPVQATYLTGRLPSEHGIVGNGWYDRDLGEVLFWKQSNRLVRGEKIWHEAQRRNPAFTVANSFWWFAMNSDVDWSVTPRPLYCADGRKLPDCYTMPLELRESFTREFGQFPLFQFWGPATSIRASQWIGAAAMAIEERFAPSLHLVYLPHLDYCLQRLGPAGEIGSDLQEIDALCGKLIDFFMNRGCRVIVLSEYGIAPVSRPVHPNRILREAGFLSLKVDLGREYLEPYTSKAFAVADHQVAHLYVREERDIPAVKELFSRVEGIGQVWGREDQRLAGLDHERSGDLVLVSAPGSWFTYYWWIDDARAPDYARTVNIHAKPGYDPCELFIDPAISLPKARIAWTLAKKLLGFRYLMDVIPLDASLVKGSHGIPPEHPDQGPLFMTSESRLLDRGTMPATGVYPLLLDHLFRE is encoded by the coding sequence ATGCATAGAACGGTCGTCCTCAATGTCGTCGGTCTCACCCGCGCGCTGCTCGGCACTCCCCGTACCCCGCGTCTGAACAGCTTCGGCACTGCCTGCGCTACGGTCGATTCGATGATCCCGGCCGTCACCTGTCCGGTTCAGGCGACCTACCTGACCGGCAGGCTTCCCTCGGAGCATGGGATCGTCGGCAATGGCTGGTACGACAGGGATCTGGGGGAGGTCCTGTTCTGGAAGCAGTCGAACCGGCTGGTTCGGGGAGAGAAGATCTGGCACGAGGCGCAGCGCCGGAACCCTGCATTCACCGTCGCCAACAGCTTCTGGTGGTTTGCCATGAACAGCGACGTCGACTGGTCCGTGACGCCGCGTCCCCTTTATTGCGCCGATGGCCGCAAGCTCCCGGACTGCTACACCATGCCGCTGGAGCTGCGCGAGAGCTTCACCCGCGAGTTCGGCCAGTTCCCCTTGTTCCAATTCTGGGGGCCGGCAACCTCCATCCGTGCCAGCCAGTGGATCGGCGCTGCCGCCATGGCCATCGAGGAGCGCTTTGCGCCGTCGCTCCACCTGGTCTACCTCCCGCATCTCGACTATTGCCTGCAGCGGCTCGGTCCCGCAGGGGAGATCGGCTCGGATCTGCAGGAGATCGATGCGCTCTGCGGGAAGCTCATCGATTTCTTCATGAACCGGGGCTGCCGGGTGATCGTGCTCTCGGAGTACGGCATTGCCCCGGTTTCCCGGCCGGTCCACCCGAACAGGATACTGCGGGAGGCGGGATTTCTCTCCCTGAAGGTCGATCTCGGGCGGGAATACCTCGAACCATACACCAGCAAGGCCTTTGCCGTGGCCGATCACCAGGTAGCCCATCTCTACGTCAGGGAAGAGAGGGACATCCCGGCGGTGAAGGAGCTGTTCTCCCGCGTCGAGGGGATCGGCCAGGTCTGGGGGAGGGAAGATCAGCGCCTCGCCGGTCTGGACCACGAGCGATCGGGCGACTTGGTGCTGGTTTCGGCTCCGGGAAGCTGGTTTACCTACTACTGGTGGATCGATGACGCCAGGGCCCCTGACTATGCCCGGACCGTGAACATCCATGCCAAGCCGGGCTACGACCCGTGCGAGCTCTTCATCGATCCCGCCATTTCCCTGCCCAAGGCACGGATCGCCTGGACCCTGGCGAAGAAGCTCCTCGGCTTTCGCTACCTGATGGATGTGATACCTCTGGATGCTTCACTGGTAAAGGGATCGCACGGGATACCCCCTGAACATCCCGATCAGGGGCCGCTGTTCATGACCAGTGAATCTCGGTTGCTCGACAGAGGGACCATGCCGGCTACCGGCGTCTACCCGCTGCTGCTCGACCACCTCTTCAGGGAGTAA
- a CDS encoding 3-dehydroquinate synthase yields the protein MQTITQQFSVSYSYPVVFSRNVFDRENPLLADLVGQGGCGHNRALVVIDSEVARLQPELLELICRYGERHLPGLSFVAPPFVVRGGEICKREPIEVERIHALVERHGLCRHSFIIAIGGGAVLDAAGFAAATAHRGVRLIRMPTTVLAQNDAGVGVKNGVNAFGRKNFLGTFAPPFAVVNDFEFLRTLPARELRAGMAEAVKVALIRDRPFFDALFASRHELARAASEPMERMIVRCAELHLEHIRGGDPFESGSSRPLDFGHWNAHKLEELTDGALRHGEAVAIGVALDSLYSRQCGLLSEIDLHRILLLLEDLGFALYHPSLAWLDVEKALCDFREHLGGELTIPLLEGIGRKVEVHGVDTQLMKRCMALLAERSARSGLAPDERPGTFISTDTGECP from the coding sequence ATGCAGACCATCACCCAGCAGTTCAGCGTCAGTTATTCGTACCCGGTCGTTTTTTCGCGCAATGTGTTCGACCGGGAGAACCCGCTGCTCGCCGACCTGGTCGGGCAGGGGGGGTGCGGGCACAACCGCGCCCTGGTGGTGATCGATTCGGAGGTGGCGCGTCTGCAGCCCGAGCTCCTGGAACTGATCTGCCGCTATGGCGAACGGCATCTTCCGGGGCTTTCGTTCGTTGCCCCTCCCTTCGTTGTCCGGGGGGGCGAGATCTGCAAGCGCGAACCGATCGAAGTGGAGCGGATACACGCTCTGGTGGAGCGGCACGGCCTCTGCCGCCATTCGTTCATCATCGCCATTGGCGGCGGAGCGGTGCTGGATGCCGCCGGATTTGCGGCAGCCACCGCGCACCGCGGGGTCCGGCTCATCCGGATGCCGACCACCGTGCTTGCCCAGAACGATGCGGGCGTCGGGGTGAAAAACGGCGTCAACGCCTTTGGCCGGAAGAATTTTCTCGGCACCTTCGCTCCCCCCTTTGCCGTGGTCAACGATTTCGAGTTCCTCCGCACCCTGCCGGCCCGCGAACTGAGGGCCGGGATGGCCGAGGCGGTGAAGGTGGCGCTGATCCGTGACCGGCCGTTTTTCGATGCGCTCTTTGCCTCCCGTCACGAGCTGGCGCGGGCTGCCTCCGAGCCGATGGAGCGGATGATCGTGCGCTGCGCCGAGCTCCATCTCGAACATATCCGCGGTGGCGACCCCTTCGAGAGCGGCTCGTCCCGGCCGCTGGATTTCGGACACTGGAATGCCCACAAGCTGGAAGAGTTGACCGACGGCGCCCTCAGGCATGGTGAGGCGGTGGCGATCGGGGTCGCCCTGGATTCCCTCTACTCAAGGCAGTGCGGGTTGCTGTCCGAAATCGACCTGCACCGGATTCTCTTGTTGCTGGAGGATCTCGGCTTTGCCCTCTACCATCCATCGCTCGCCTGGCTGGATGTGGAAAAAGCCCTGTGCGATTTCCGGGAGCATCTTGGCGGGGAGCTCACCATACCCCTCCTGGAGGGGATCGGCCGGAAGGTGGAGGTTCACGGGGTCGATACGCAGCTGATGAAGCGCTGCATGGCGCTTCTGGCCGAGCGTTCAGCCAGAAGCGGCCTTGCCCCTGACGAACGCCCCGGCACCTTCATTTCCACCGACACGGGAGAATGCCCATGA
- the corA gene encoding magnesium/cobalt transporter CorA, translated as MIKVYSRADGRIKPATIDTDTFLSANFDNVVWIDMISPSAAEIAAVETTLGLELPTRQETEEIEYSARYWEDDQSITINTYFLLKQDNNTYINETVSFTLCKQYLVSIRFSELRLFTEFARKVVLTPSAFRDGVYVLAGIIEQRVELDADILEALAKEIVSASRHNLKSIADRDSFLEYITSFEDMNMTIRENLIDKQRILSALLKSRRIPEELRREFTTMIKDVNSLVMTANFNFERLDFLQDLFLNHLSVEQNKVIKIFTVMSVIFLPPTLIASIYGMNFRILPELEWQLGYPLAICLMVLSGVLPIYIFKKKGWF; from the coding sequence ATGATCAAGGTATATTCCCGCGCAGACGGCCGCATCAAGCCGGCAACAATCGACACGGACACATTCCTCTCGGCCAATTTCGACAATGTTGTCTGGATAGACATGATCTCTCCGTCTGCGGCGGAGATCGCCGCAGTCGAGACGACCCTCGGCCTGGAACTCCCGACCAGGCAGGAGACCGAAGAGATCGAGTACAGCGCCCGGTACTGGGAAGACGACCAGAGTATCACCATCAATACCTATTTCCTGCTCAAACAGGACAACAACACCTATATCAACGAAACGGTCTCCTTTACCCTCTGCAAACAATACCTGGTTTCCATCCGTTTCAGCGAACTCCGCCTCTTTACCGAATTTGCCCGCAAGGTGGTCCTGACCCCCAGCGCCTTCAGGGACGGGGTCTATGTCCTTGCAGGCATCATCGAGCAGCGGGTCGAACTGGATGCCGACATCCTGGAGGCACTTGCCAAGGAGATCGTCAGTGCGAGCCGCCATAATCTCAAGTCCATTGCCGATCGTGATTCGTTCCTCGAATACATCACCTCTTTCGAGGACATGAACATGACCATCCGGGAAAACCTGATCGACAAGCAGCGGATACTGTCTGCCCTGCTCAAGAGTCGACGGATTCCGGAAGAACTGCGGCGGGAGTTCACCACCATGATCAAGGACGTGAATTCCCTGGTGATGACCGCCAACTTCAATTTCGAACGGCTCGATTTCCTGCAGGACCTGTTTCTCAACCACCTGAGCGTCGAACAGAACAAGGTGATCAAGATCTTCACCGTCATGTCGGTCATCTTCCTGCCGCCGACCCTCATCGCCAGCATCTACGGCATGAACTTCCGAATTCTGCCGGAGCTGGAGTGGCAACTGGGTTACCCGCTGGCAATCTGCCTGATGGTGCTGTCCGGCGTGCTCCCCATCTATATCTTCAAGAAAAAGGGGTGGTTCTGA
- the pepN gene encoding aminopeptidase N, with translation MTDVNHRTVYRRDYTPPDYLVDSIEISFELGEETTTVISRLTLRANYDRTAGQRPLVLDGHRFVLQRLSLDGVLLAAEQYTVSAEQLTIAQVPDAFTLGVVTELRPQDNTFLEGLYRSNGMFCTQCEAEGFRSITYYPDRPDVLAVFTTTIVADQTRYPVLLSNGNRIDQGELPDGRHYATWHDPFRKPGYLFALVAGDLARIEDGFTTRSGRQVALHLYLQEQNRHKGAHALQSLRRAMAWDEETFGREYDLDIYMIVAVDDFNMGAMENKGLNIFNSRYVLASSKTATDDDFQAIEEVVGHEYFHNWSGNRVTCRDWFQLSLKEGLTIFRDQEFSADMESRGVKRIADVRYLRTIQFPEDAGPLAHPVRPDSYMEINNFYTATVYNKGAEVIRMLRTLLGPEQFRKGMDLYFERFDGQAVTVDDFVRAMADASGRDLGQFTLWYSQAGTPRIEASGNFDPLVGTFTLTVRQSTPPTPGQPEKKPLQIPLLMGLLSREGRQLAVGEESGQTTRLLELLSDEQSFVFTGLASEPVPALLRNFSAPVHLSYPYRYDDLVLLMAHEPDPFCRWEAGQQLAADLLLTLVADWQAGRELRLDPGFLTAFRALLTGNLADRAFQAEALTLPAEAYLAELLPVCDPDAIHAVRQFVRRALATELREEFLALRAACRPEAHYGVSDGRAGERRLANLCLAYLMTLEEQQIIDLCIAQYLGSDNMSDTMGALVPLCSCNCPERLDILAGFYDCWQDDRLVVDKWFSLQATATHPDTLKEVTGLLAHPAFELTNPNRFRALVGAFSQGNQVRFHDRSGAGYRLLGEQLGRLIPVNPQVAARLLTPLTRWHRFDSDRQALMRAELERILALPALPRDVYEVVSKSLVKG, from the coding sequence ATGACTGACGTCAACCACCGCACCGTGTACCGCCGGGACTACACTCCCCCCGATTATCTGGTCGACAGCATCGAGATCAGCTTCGAGCTGGGAGAGGAGACAACCACGGTGATCTCCCGCCTTACGCTGCGGGCAAACTACGACCGGACGGCCGGTCAGCGGCCCCTGGTGCTGGATGGCCATCGCTTCGTCCTGCAGCGGTTGAGCCTCGACGGCGTCTTGCTGGCGGCGGAGCAGTATACGGTCAGTGCCGAACAGCTGACAATTGCGCAGGTGCCGGATGCGTTCACCCTGGGGGTGGTGACCGAGCTTCGTCCCCAGGACAACACCTTTCTGGAGGGGCTCTACCGCTCCAACGGCATGTTTTGCACCCAGTGCGAGGCCGAGGGGTTCCGATCGATCACCTATTACCCGGACCGCCCCGACGTGCTGGCGGTATTCACCACCACCATCGTTGCCGATCAGACCCGCTACCCGGTCCTGCTCTCCAATGGCAACCGTATCGACCAGGGTGAACTCCCGGATGGCCGCCACTATGCGACCTGGCACGACCCGTTCAGGAAGCCGGGGTACCTGTTCGCCCTGGTTGCCGGCGATCTGGCCCGTATCGAGGATGGCTTCACCACCCGCTCCGGCCGGCAGGTGGCCCTGCATCTCTATCTACAGGAGCAGAACCGCCACAAGGGGGCGCATGCCCTGCAGTCGCTCCGCCGTGCCATGGCCTGGGACGAAGAGACCTTCGGCCGGGAGTACGACCTGGATATCTACATGATCGTGGCGGTGGACGACTTCAACATGGGAGCCATGGAGAACAAGGGGCTCAACATCTTCAACTCCCGCTATGTGCTGGCCAGCTCGAAGACCGCGACCGACGACGACTTCCAGGCGATCGAGGAGGTGGTGGGGCACGAATACTTTCACAACTGGAGCGGGAACCGGGTCACCTGCCGCGACTGGTTCCAGCTCTCCCTCAAGGAGGGTCTGACCATCTTCCGTGATCAGGAGTTTTCGGCCGACATGGAGTCCCGCGGGGTGAAGCGGATCGCCGATGTCCGCTACCTGAGAACCATCCAGTTCCCCGAGGATGCCGGCCCCCTGGCCCACCCGGTCCGTCCCGACTCCTACATGGAGATCAACAACTTTTACACTGCCACCGTTTACAACAAGGGTGCCGAGGTGATCCGGATGCTCCGGACCCTGCTTGGCCCCGAGCAGTTCAGAAAGGGGATGGATCTCTATTTCGAACGCTTCGACGGCCAGGCCGTGACCGTCGATGACTTTGTCCGGGCGATGGCCGATGCCAGCGGCCGCGATCTCGGGCAGTTTACCCTCTGGTACAGCCAGGCAGGCACCCCCAGGATCGAGGCGAGCGGCAACTTTGACCCTCTTGTCGGGACCTTCACCCTGACGGTCCGCCAATCGACTCCGCCGACACCGGGGCAACCGGAAAAGAAGCCGCTCCAGATCCCGCTCCTCATGGGGCTTCTCAGCCGGGAAGGCCGGCAATTGGCAGTAGGCGAGGAGTCGGGACAGACCACTCGGCTCCTGGAGCTTCTGTCCGACGAGCAGAGTTTCGTTTTCACCGGTCTGGCTTCGGAGCCGGTGCCGGCCCTGCTGCGGAATTTTTCCGCGCCAGTGCATCTCTCCTATCCATACCGGTACGACGACCTGGTGCTGCTCATGGCCCACGAACCAGACCCCTTCTGCCGCTGGGAGGCGGGGCAGCAGTTGGCGGCAGACCTGCTCCTCACCCTGGTGGCAGACTGGCAGGCAGGCCGGGAACTTCGCCTCGATCCCGGCTTTCTGACGGCCTTCCGGGCTCTTTTGACCGGCAACCTGGCGGACCGGGCGTTTCAGGCAGAAGCCCTCACCCTGCCTGCAGAGGCTTACCTGGCAGAACTTCTGCCTGTGTGCGATCCGGATGCGATTCATGCGGTTCGCCAGTTTGTGCGTCGTGCCCTGGCAACGGAGCTGCGGGAGGAATTCCTCGCGCTTCGGGCCGCATGCCGCCCGGAGGCGCACTATGGTGTGAGCGATGGCCGGGCCGGCGAGCGGCGGCTGGCAAACCTCTGCCTCGCCTACCTCATGACCTTGGAGGAGCAGCAGATCATCGACCTCTGCATTGCCCAATACCTGGGAAGCGACAACATGAGCGATACCATGGGGGCGTTGGTGCCGCTCTGCTCCTGCAACTGCCCCGAACGGCTCGATATCCTCGCCGGCTTCTACGACTGCTGGCAGGATGACCGGCTGGTGGTCGACAAATGGTTCTCCCTCCAGGCGACCGCAACCCATCCCGACACCCTGAAAGAGGTGACCGGGCTGCTGGCGCATCCAGCCTTCGAGTTGACCAATCCCAACCGCTTTCGGGCATTGGTCGGCGCCTTCAGCCAGGGGAACCAGGTCCGGTTCCACGACCGCTCCGGCGCCGGCTATCGTCTTCTGGGCGAACAGCTTGGCCGCCTCATCCCGGTGAATCCGCAGGTGGCGGCACGGCTTCTCACCCCCCTGACCCGTTGGCACCGCTTCGACAGCGATCGCCAGGCCCTCATGCGTGCCGAGCTGGAGCGGATTCTCGCGTTGCCGGCACTGCCGCGCGATGTCTACGAGGTTGTGTCGAAGAGTCTCGTGAAAGGGTGA
- a CDS encoding prenyltransferase has protein sequence MVAFRTTVKGYLDLCRITNLPSVWTNVLCAFLLAVGGRFSWQGYLLPAFALSCYYLAGICLNDLCDAAHDRVSRPCRPIPSGTVPLRGAQALTAFFFLAGTATVLATPHLAGLLAAILLMAVIVWYDCRHKQNPLSVLLMALCRFLVFAVTALAATGRLSALPALAGALQFAYVVCISLVARHENARTTPFPFPVIPLMLAGIPLLDGVMLALLISPNWFLAGLAGSTLMLIGQRFVRGD, from the coding sequence ATCGTGGCGTTTCGCACCACCGTCAAGGGGTACCTGGACCTCTGCCGGATCACCAACCTGCCGAGCGTCTGGACCAATGTTCTCTGTGCCTTTCTGCTTGCTGTGGGCGGCCGGTTTTCATGGCAGGGCTACCTGCTCCCGGCGTTCGCGCTCTCCTGCTACTATCTGGCCGGCATCTGCCTGAACGACCTCTGTGACGCCGCGCACGACAGGGTCAGCCGCCCCTGTCGCCCCATCCCGTCCGGAACGGTGCCGCTGCGCGGGGCCCAGGCCCTCACGGCGTTCTTCTTCCTGGCCGGGACGGCCACCGTGCTGGCAACTCCTCATCTGGCAGGGCTTTTGGCTGCGATCCTCCTGATGGCCGTCATCGTCTGGTACGACTGCAGGCACAAACAGAACCCCCTCAGTGTCCTCCTGATGGCGCTCTGCCGTTTTCTCGTCTTTGCCGTGACCGCCCTGGCCGCAACCGGCCGGTTATCAGCGCTTCCGGCGCTTGCCGGCGCTCTCCAGTTCGCCTATGTCGTCTGCATCAGCCTTGTTGCCCGCCACGAGAACGCCCGAACGACTCCCTTTCCCTTCCCGGTGATCCCCCTGATGCTTGCCGGCATCCCCCTGCTGGATGGCGTCATGCTGGCACTGCTCATAAGCCCGAACTGGTTCCTGGCCGGCCTGGCCGGGTCAACCCTGATGCTGATCGGGCAACGGTTCGTCAGAGGCGACTGA
- a CDS encoding RMD1 family protein, producing the protein MNDYVFNAYAHEGEIDLNRIAASLKAGKKYKWEDPLVLSPLTLELYDGKTFAAQRVYLYYFGAAVFFNCPDDLIALFYRNIAKATDSFRTPRSQTYRENYSLQVSEGEKTAVTNDCAIMQKEEAVYVDIIAYTLAKSVALEQVEARVEIVFDKMEEIIAKLDRGQLAVPDSELARTAATILNFKYRSLSHIMILDKPDITWDIEEADRFYSTLANFFELSQRYSQIKHKSDTLLDITEVFTGLSHARRSARLEWIIIILIAIEIALFLLEMARG; encoded by the coding sequence ATGAACGATTATGTTTTCAATGCCTACGCCCATGAAGGCGAGATCGACCTGAACAGGATAGCTGCCAGCCTGAAGGCCGGCAAAAAATACAAGTGGGAAGACCCCCTGGTCCTGAGCCCCCTGACCCTTGAATTGTATGACGGAAAAACATTCGCTGCCCAGCGGGTCTATCTCTACTACTTCGGAGCTGCCGTCTTTTTCAATTGCCCCGACGACCTGATCGCCCTGTTCTACAGGAACATCGCCAAGGCCACCGACTCGTTCAGAACCCCCAGAAGCCAGACATACCGGGAAAACTACTCCCTCCAGGTCAGCGAAGGCGAGAAGACCGCGGTGACGAACGACTGCGCCATCATGCAAAAAGAAGAGGCCGTCTATGTGGACATCATCGCCTACACCCTCGCCAAGTCGGTCGCCCTGGAACAGGTCGAGGCGCGGGTCGAGATCGTGTTCGACAAGATGGAGGAGATCATCGCCAAACTTGACCGGGGCCAGCTGGCAGTCCCGGACAGCGAACTGGCACGCACTGCCGCGACGATCCTCAACTTCAAGTACCGTTCGCTCTCCCACATCATGATCCTCGACAAGCCCGACATAACCTGGGACATCGAGGAGGCAGACCGGTTCTATTCCACCCTGGCCAATTTCTTCGAGCTGAGTCAGCGGTACAGCCAGATCAAGCACAAATCAGACACCCTGCTCGACATCACCGAGGTCTTTACCGGGCTTTCCCATGCCCGTCGCTCAGCCCGCCTGGAATGGATCATCATCATCCTGATCGCCATAGAGATCGCCCTGTTCCTGCTGGAGATGGCTCGCGGCTGA
- the eboE gene encoding metabolite traffic protein EboE: MSQIPDRLITYCTNIHPGETWEETFAALKAHVPAIKATCSPRRPFPVGLRLSNRAAADLTTNGLSAFADWLAEEDCFVPTINGFPFGAFHGARIKEGVYLPDWRSPERVAYTIRLADLLAALLPAGSAGSISTVPLAFKKGIATSDLPTIRKQLKSVLTHLSVIADRQGKDILLALEPEPGCLLETTDEVCRFFESIAFSPRLRRHLAICYDCCHQAVGFEEPSESLRRLAQAEVPLAKVQVSSALKLNGADAALLKGFDDPCYLHQVVVKGDDGRLSRYADIGEALAGHAARREGEWRCHFHLPIHLAGSGPFGTTQGFLADFLPLIGRDLLLEVETYTWSVLPDFLREESVTDSIIREISWLEAQLHA; this comes from the coding sequence ATGTCCCAAATTCCGGATCGGCTGATCACCTATTGCACCAATATCCATCCCGGCGAGACGTGGGAAGAGACCTTTGCCGCGCTCAAGGCGCACGTCCCGGCGATCAAGGCAACGTGCTCGCCGCGCCGCCCGTTTCCCGTCGGCCTGCGGCTTTCGAACCGCGCAGCAGCGGATCTGACCACGAACGGGTTGAGCGCCTTTGCGGACTGGCTCGCCGAAGAGGACTGCTTTGTCCCGACCATCAACGGCTTTCCCTTTGGAGCGTTCCACGGCGCCAGGATCAAGGAGGGTGTCTATCTCCCGGACTGGCGCAGCCCGGAGCGGGTCGCCTACACCATCCGCCTGGCCGACCTGCTCGCAGCCCTACTGCCGGCGGGCAGTGCCGGCTCCATCTCCACCGTACCCCTTGCCTTCAAGAAGGGGATCGCTACGAGCGATCTGCCGACGATCCGGAAACAGCTGAAATCGGTCCTGACCCATCTCTCCGTGATTGCGGACAGGCAGGGGAAGGATATCCTGCTGGCGCTGGAACCCGAGCCGGGCTGCCTGCTGGAGACCACCGACGAGGTCTGCCGGTTCTTCGAAAGCATCGCCTTTTCCCCGCGGCTTCGCAGGCATCTCGCCATCTGCTACGACTGCTGCCATCAGGCTGTCGGCTTCGAAGAGCCGTCGGAATCGCTGCGCCGGCTCGCTCAAGCGGAGGTTCCGCTGGCAAAGGTCCAGGTTTCTTCGGCACTAAAGCTGAACGGGGCTGATGCCGCGCTGCTGAAGGGCTTCGACGATCCGTGCTATCTGCATCAGGTGGTGGTGAAAGGGGATGACGGCCGGCTGTCGCGCTATGCCGATATCGGAGAGGCCCTTGCCGGTCACGCCGCCCGGAGAGAAGGCGAATGGCGCTGTCATTTTCACCTGCCGATCCATCTGGCCGGTTCTGGCCCGTTCGGCACGACCCAGGGGTTCCTGGCCGATTTCCTCCCCCTGATCGGGCGGGATCTGCTCCTGGAGGTCGAGACCTACACCTGGAGCGTGTTGCCGGACTTTCTTCGCGAAGAATCAGTGACAGACTCCATCATCCGGGAAATCAGCTGGCTGGAGGCGCAACTCCATGCATAG
- a CDS encoding metal-dependent hydrolase, with translation MQAIDPHIHMVSRTTDDYLKLAIGGIHTVSEPAFWAGFDRSCAASFRDYFHQLTVTEPARAARFGIAHYCWIGLNAKEAENLSLAEEVLAIMPEFLDAPTAIGIGEVGLNKNSRNEIRVLEQHLEMVAERNELLLIHTPHLEDKLKGTRIIMDMIRCEPRIDPCRVLIDHAEEHTIREIKDNGFWFGLTLYPNSKGSPERAIDAVEIYGTERICINSSADWSVSDPLSVLKCANEMRRRGHPADAITTVFYDNPKTFLSQCPKFRIG, from the coding sequence ATGCAGGCGATTGATCCCCATATCCATATGGTCTCACGGACCACCGACGACTATCTCAAGCTTGCCATCGGCGGTATCCACACGGTCAGCGAGCCGGCGTTCTGGGCCGGTTTCGACCGGAGTTGCGCGGCAAGCTTCCGCGATTATTTCCATCAGCTGACAGTCACCGAACCGGCACGGGCCGCCCGTTTCGGCATTGCCCACTACTGCTGGATCGGGTTGAATGCCAAGGAGGCGGAGAATCTCTCCCTGGCCGAAGAGGTGCTGGCCATCATGCCGGAATTTCTCGATGCACCCACAGCCATCGGCATCGGCGAGGTGGGGCTGAACAAAAACAGCCGCAACGAGATCCGGGTGCTGGAGCAGCATCTGGAGATGGTTGCAGAGCGGAACGAGCTGCTGCTGATTCACACCCCGCACCTAGAGGACAAGTTGAAGGGGACCCGGATCATTATGGACATGATCCGCTGTGAGCCGCGGATCGACCCTTGTCGGGTGCTGATCGACCATGCCGAGGAGCATACCATCAGGGAGATCAAGGATAACGGTTTCTGGTTCGGGCTTACCCTCTATCCGAATTCGAAGGGGAGCCCGGAACGGGCCATCGATGCGGTGGAGATTTACGGCACCGAGCGGATCTGCATCAACTCCTCTGCCGACTGGAGCGTCAGCGATCCGCTCTCGGTCCTGAAATGCGCCAACGAGATGCGCCGGCGCGGACACCCGGCCGACGCGATTACCACGGTCTTTTACGACAACCCCAAAACATTCCTTTCCCAATGTCCCAAATTCCGGATCGGCTGA